Proteins encoded together in one Ictidomys tridecemlineatus isolate mIctTri1 chromosome 3, mIctTri1.hap1, whole genome shotgun sequence window:
- the LOC144375977 gene encoding CMRF-35-like molecule 4, translated as MAWPPLALLLLWLPDCVPLGGPSKVTGTVGGSLTLQCHYGEEFKDNDKMWCKKSLVHCKDIVKTRGSEGEVRRGRMSISDHPANLSFTVTMERLTLEDAGSYECRVDTPWHEGFDPFLEVEVAVQPDSTPATSGTLASVTTAKTWTTTSRAQAALSTSLATERATPGPSSQDLDHGQGPGPLVINVHLLLLVLKVLLLLSMLSAVLWVNRPQRSSRSR; from the exons ATGGCCTGGCCACCCTTGGCTCTGCTGCTTCTCTGGCTCCCAG ACTGTGTTCCTCTGGGTGGCCCCAGCAAGGTGACAGGCACCGTGGGAGGATCCCTGACCCTGCAGTGTCACTATGGCGAAGAATTCAAGGACAATGACAAAATGTGGTGCAAAAAATCACTTGTACATTGTAAAGATATTGTGAAGACTAGAGGCTCAGAGGGAGAGGTGCGGAGAGGCCGAATGTCCATCAGCGACCACCCTGCAAACCTCAGCTTCACAGTGACCATGGAGCGCCTCACCCTGGAGGACGCAGGCTCCTATGAGTGCCGGGTGGACACACCATGGCACGAAGGCTTTGACCCCTTCTTGGAAGTTGAGGTGGCCGTGCAGCCAG ATTCGACACCAGCAACCTCAGGGACACTTGCAAGTGTCACAACAGCGAAGACCTGGACAACCACAAGCAGAGCCCAAGCTGCACTGTCCACCAGCCTGGCCACAGAGAGGGCCACCCCTGGTCCCAGCAGCCAGGACCTCGACCATGGCCAGGGCCCAGG GCCCCTGGTCATCAATGTCCATCTCCTGCTCCTGGTCTTGAAGGTGCTCCTGCTCCTGAGCATGCTCAGTGCTGTCCTCTGGGTGAACAGGCCTCAGAGGAGCTCCAGGTCCAGGTGA